The Oryza sativa Japonica Group chromosome 11, ASM3414082v1 DNA window tcgccggctgctggcggtggcgatggcggttTCCCCCAccgcgagcggcggtggcggcgccttcCCCCacgccgagcggcggcggcggcggctctccttCCTGTCTCGCTGGCACGGCGCAgcgacggcggggtgcggcgtAGACGACGACCAAATTTCACatatagtcccggttccattaaaaaccgggactaaaaacgatttttagtcctggttaaaatttttttgattaccaaccgggactaaagatgatttttagttccggttcatcccctgtcagatgtatgtcagggggtcgagaatctttagtcccggttgatactaccaaccgggactaaagatagatctttagtcccggttaaagtTATCAACTgagagtaaatatttctctcccacatctgatcggttaagtcccagacagatatttagataagattagagcatcccctctcttcctcttctcagatctaatcctcttcctcctcccatcccctctcttcctcccctcctccccttcctcttctcctcccctctccttcctcctcctcccctctactccGTCTTCTatcagccggccggcggcggcgtggccatgaagggggaggcggcggcgggcaggcgggcGGCTGCGTGCGGCGGCCTGGCGCCGGctcgtttgtttgttttttatataatttgtgtttcactggatgtataattttttagattttatgaTTCATTGCATCGTATGGATCTGATATGTATAatttgtataatctgtgatgtatttaatttgtgtttagttttttaggatttgtgatgtatttgatctatgtgtaggatttgtgatgtatttgattcgtgtgtataagtaacttaatatTTGGGATGTTGATTTGGGGATGTGCATCCTAttcgattcgggagaaaatacgTGGATTAACCCTAGCCATTAAgcaaatcaacaacaaaataaaaaaaaaaggatctcGAGGAACTGTCGCTtgccctctttagtcccggttggtaactaaaGATTTCccctctttactcccggttggtgttaccaactgggactaaagatcgatctttagtcccggttcaaataaccgggactaaagatagcgatctttagtcccggattcgtagtctcggttagaaaaccgggactataaaggGTTCTAAACCAGGAGTAAagagcatttctccaccagtgaatcgGACACGACGACGTACAAAAATCTctgacaaaaacatcttaaactttttttataataggtaaagataaagataacaTAAGtaactttgacttttttctagtcaaacttctttcagtctgaccaagtttatagataaatttagcaacatttacaacatcaaattagtttgtCTAAAACTActatttaatatatttatttgaaactatgtttattttgtgtcgAAAATATTGCTTATGTTTTTAtgtaaacttggtcaaacctaaAATGGCTCAATAGCTATATGGATTTTTATGCGTGCCCAATTGAGCCTAGGGTTTTTAGAACTTATATTGAGCTAACTATAATTTATACAATTTGTTAGTTTGGGTACTATTCATGTAATTAAGATGATATATAGATAATATTTGCGTTGCACGCTTGCTTTGTAGCTGTGTACATGTGAACTGTTCGATCCCATGCCTGCATGTATTTGAGGGATATGAATCACATTTTGAGCAGATGAATCGTATGTATGTAAATATCCATGGAAGTTGAACAGATGGCAGGTAGCATTGAACATATTCAGAGTTTGTAGCCTTGCTCATTTTATTTCCTCCATTCTACAGAATTTTAGCGAGGAGTACTGATTTGGTTGGATGGCAGCTGACGGTTTGCTTCTCCGACGTCGTAGTCGTGGATGTCACTGATGTGGTTACTGAAGTAGACGACGGTGATCTCGATGTTTGTAGCCTCCCTTGTCAtcagttttctttcttttcttttcttttttgcgagGACTTGTCATCAGTTTTTGGTGTAGCGTATTATCATATTTTACAATTAAGTTATTTTATGACCCTTCAAGTTGACCCATCTTCCATATTTCGGTtaaaaaaatacgaatattagggaagtacctaatatcaaataattagaagggggtgaggcttcgaatATAGATCATCTAGCCCATCATTTTCTGGAGCTAACGGAGATGTGCATATCATCTGATCATCTGGTCGATCGAGaatggattttgatttttttaaggaatcTAGCATGGATCTCGATGAATCTTTCTCTGTGACTTCAAGACTTCAGTTCAATTTCAGAACTTGGGCGATAACGTATCCGAGACCTTGTGGCTGAGGAGCACAGAGTTTTTAGTTATGGGTTCTCATCTCTGCTTTTAGGCTGATGTTTCAGTTAGTTCTTTGTTTTCCATCATACTGTATTTTTTGATTTGTAGTCGTTTTGAACTGCAAACTTTGTAACAATTCGATGTAGCTTCTTCCAAACAAATACCGGAATAAATTTCATCATCTAAAATAGTCACTATATAACTTTACACcaatctatactttctatatagttaTAGTCCATTAAAtttaaaactcaacatgcaaccaTACTACATCATtacccactagcaataattacatatttaacctCATGCAAGTAtacaacatcatctataatttatttaattctataaATCAACATGAAAGCATATCTAATCATCACCCCTCGCGTCAtttgcataatattttaataaatttatctatcatttttttataatatttaacatatacttattAATATGATTCAGATTAAAGCTTGGgtatcatttgtttgtttcatgataaATACTGATAAACCACgatgtttctgtttttttttaactcctAACTTGATTATCGAAAAAATATATTGAGAATTGCTTAGTAATTTTTGCAGCAAAGTGCGGATAATTACCTAGTATTTTAAATATTAAGACACAATATTTAATTCAAGTCTTTTCGTTGTttaaattattttcaaataaatcCTGTATTGGACTCTATATGCAGATTAGTTTTCAAACTTAACGAAGTTTGAGCAGAAAAGCTAGAAATTTGCATTTCATGGTATAAGCGTACTAGTCTTTCAAATACTGATTTTATATAAACTGAGATGGCATCATGATACTTCTTGTTCCTGATTGTCCCAAAGTTCTGTAAGCCATATAACTTACTTCCTTCATACCAAAATACATGACAATCCTAATTTTCGCATAACGTTTTAACCATcgatcttattaaaaaatttagtgtaaatatatatattcaaaaatttagtataaatatgtaaagtaTGAGTTAAGACCATAATTTCTCCTATGGTAAAACAAGTCACAACgagataaataatatttatttacttATTACGATAAGACGAATTATTAAACGTCATGCGAAAAGTACACATTTCGGGACTGTGGGAGTATTTAGTTATTTCCCATTATTTTATAGTATCTTATTTccgtctttttttttacttgcatACTCTGCACGACCGCACCCACACTCAAGACGCTTCAAGCTCAGCAGCGAATGGATCGAGCTCGCTAGCTTAGCTATAGCTTCGAGGCTCAAGCAGTAGTCGACTTCTTGACTTCGTCGCCGACATGGCCGCCGGTGGCACTGGCACGCAGCACCATCGTCTCAATGGTGAGCCCCGGCCCGACCCCAACCATGGCACCCCACTCGCAGTACTCGTccgactcctcctcctcttcttccccaccatcccgccgccggcgccggcgtcgcagCTCGTCGAGGACGAAGATGATCGCGGCGCCGCTCATGTTGCCGTACTCGCTCAGCacccgccggctcgccgccagCTTCCCGGGCTCCAGCCGGAGACCCGCCTCGTAGCTGTCCAAGATAGCGCGGCCGCCCGGGTGCATCGCCCATAAGAGGTGGTtccatccgccgccgcagccggcgagGCCGAGCGGCGCCAGCGCGTCCTCCATGCACCGCTCGATGCCGGCGCGCACCAGCGCCGGCACCTCGCCGGAGATCTTGTAGTCGAGGCCGCGCTCGCTCAGCTGCAGGGAGACTCTCTGGTGGGTCCCGGCTATGGTGGTCTGCGACGCGGACAACATGTGGAAGATGGGGGGGTGTTCGACGGGGGCTcccgggtcgtcgtcgccgtcggtgcCCACGATGACAGCACCGGCGCCATCGCCGAACAGCGACGCGGCGACGAGGGCGTCGAGGCGGGCCtcgtcgggggcggcgagcgCTATGAGGAAGACCTCCGCGCACGCCAcgagcacgcgcgcgcggcggttgCTCTCGGCGATGTCCTTGGCGAGGCGGAGCGCGCTGCAGCCGGCGGAGCAGCCGTGCATGTAGAGGACGGTGCGCTGGACGGTGGCGCGGAGGCCGAGGAGCTCCGCGAGCCGCGCGTCGGCGCCGGGGGCGTGGGCGCCGGCGTTGGTGGAGACGACGAGGTGGGTGATGTCCGCGGCGGGGCGGCCCCACTCGGCgatcgccctcgccgccgcggccatggcCAGCTCCGGCACGGCGTCCCTGGCGATGCCGAGGCGCGCGTCGAGGGACGGGGCGGCGCGGTCGAGGAGCTCTGGATGGGCAGCGATCATGTCCTCCGTGAGGCACAAATGGCGCTTCCTGATGCCTGATTTGTCACCTGCCAATGAAGCGAAAATGTTTCAACATTAACAGAGAAACTGAAGGAATTAAAAGATGGAGAAACGGTTTCAACATAAAATAAAAGGATTAATAAAAGGTTAATAGTTTTAGTATTTCTCTGTTATTTTAGTGGATTAATAGCTTGAAACTGAAGGAATCTAATGTCTCAAcattaaattaaaaacatctGATGAAGCATATCATCGTTTAAGAAATCTCACACATCCTCTTCATCTTGGCTTTAAGGTCGACCAGGTGGTCGCTCTTGGTGACCCGGAAGTACCAGTCGACGTACTCCTCCTGGGCCACGCACTTCGCCGGGTTCGCCGTCCCGATGGCGAGCACGGTGGCGTGCGCGGTCTCCATCGTCGGCAGTGGGCTCGCCATGgcagtcgccgtcgtcgtcgtcgttgccgagATCGAGAACGAAAAGCACTGTAAGGTGAGAGAGGATGCACACAAGAAGGCCAAAGCACTGTACTCTATATATATTGCAATGGCTGAATTGAAAGCTACGGAGTATTAAGCGATCGAGAGAGTGTATTCTATCTGAACCTTAATTAATTGGCTCCAATCTGCCAACGACCATGAGCTAGCTTAGCATGCAAACGAGCTGCATTGCATGCTAGATTTCGCATGATtcatgctaatattggcatggTGTTTTACTGATATTACACATGTTGCAACAGATTGAAAGAGCGGAATTAGAGATTTCAGCATATGTGCTCGATCAGCAGCGGACAGATTTAAGCATCGTTAGCCTACCTGCAGGTTGGGAATGCTTGATGTAATTTAATtggaaatatatggcaacaATTTACAAATTGGATGTCAGGGAAATATCACAGATTGTTCCAGAAGAACAATGTATAATTTGGAAACTAAAGATGTCCCAGACGGTGCTTGCGCCGGAGGTGGGGGGTGACATTTGTTTTGTGACGGAGTCATAACTGTTCATAGGGTGACGAGAGCTGGGCAATGATAACCCT harbors:
- the LOC4350633 gene encoding bisdemethoxycurcumin synthase-like, which gives rise to MASPLPTMETAHATVLAIGTANPAKCVAQEEYVDWYFRVTKSDHLVDLKAKMKRMCDKSGIRKRHLCLTEDMIAAHPELLDRAAPSLDARLGIARDAVPELAMAAAARAIAEWGRPAADITHLVVSTNAGAHAPGADARLAELLGLRATVQRTVLYMHGCSAGCSALRLAKDIAESNRRARVLVACAEVFLIALAAPDEARLDALVAASLFGDGAGAVIVGTDGDDDPGAPVEHPPIFHMLSASQTTIAGTHQRVSLQLSERGLDYKISGEVPALVRAGIERCMEDALAPLGLAGCGGGWNHLLWAMHPGGRAILDSYEAGLRLEPGKLAASRRVLSEYGNMSGAAIIFVLDELRRRRRRRDGGEEEEEESDEYCEWGAMVGVGPGLTIETMVLRASATGGHVGDEVKKSTTA